In Elaeis guineensis isolate ETL-2024a chromosome 1, EG11, whole genome shotgun sequence, a genomic segment contains:
- the LOC105037900 gene encoding amino acid permease 8, producing MDMEQGGDDGRIRTGNVWTATAHVITALVGSGVLTLPWSVAQLGWILGPFALVFFAFVTYYTAILLSDCYRSPDSNSGRRNYKYMDVIKEFRGEKDVIICGITQYAILWGTMVGYTITGAMSMMAIELSDCFHEKGHAAKCEVSGTLYAVIFGIMEIVLSQLPNLEKISFLSYIAAAMSVAYSFIGLCLCLVEFSSHPELRG from the exons ATGGACATGGAGCAGGGTGGGGATGATGGTCGCATTAGAACAG GGAATGTGTGGACAGCTACAGCACATGTAATTACAGCACTTGTGGGATCCGGTGTACTGACACTGCCATGGAGCGTTGCTCAACTAGGCTGGATATTGGGTCCCTTTGCTCTAGTTTTCTTTGCATTTGTTACCTATTACACTGCCATTCTCCTATCAGACTGTTACCGATCTCCTGACTCAAACAGTGGAAGACGAAACTACAAATATATGGATGTAATAAAAGAATTTCGAG GTGAGAAAGACGTAATAATATGCGGAATCACCCAGTATGCTATACTATGGGGAACTATGGTGGGATATACAATCACTGGTGCTATGAGTATGAT GGCCATTGAGCTATCAGATTGCTTCCATGAGAAGGGTCATGCTGCTAAATGCGAAGTTTCTGGAACCTTATATGCTGTAATCTTTGGTATAATGGAAATTGTATTATCTCAACTCCCAAATTTAGAGAAGATTTCATTTCTTTCATACATCGCAGCAGCAATGTCAGTTGCATACTCCTTTATTGGGTTATGCTTGTGCTTGGTGGAGTTTTCTTCCCACCCTGAGCTCAGAGGA